Proteins encoded within one genomic window of Brassica rapa cultivar Chiifu-401-42 chromosome A09, CAAS_Brap_v3.01, whole genome shotgun sequence:
- the LOC103838093 gene encoding mitogen-activated protein kinase kinase kinase YODA, translating into MPWWSKHSSKDEKKKSSKESIIDAFNRKLGFGSEDKSSCRSRKSRRRRDEIVSQRGAISRLPSRSPSPSTRVSRCQSFAARSPAVPLPRPALRTAVTRIDSGSQRPGSNASLPLPKPHGGASNVPDSSGAEADFTTASVSSGSSVGDNPSDSILSPLASDCENGNRTALNISSRDQPIHSNKNSAEMFKPVPNLSNKNRRPLGTHVKNLQIPKRDLVLCSAPDSLLSSPSRSPMRSFVPDQVSNHGLLIGKPYPDVSLLGSGQCSSPGSGYNSGNNSIGGDMSTQLFWPQSRCSPECSPVPSPRMTSPGPSSRIQSGAVTPLHPRAGGSTTGSPTRRLDDNKQQSHRLPLPPLLISNTFPLSPTYSAATSPSVPRSPARAEATVSPGSRWKKGRLLGMGSFGHVYLGFNSESGEMCAMKEVTLCSDDAKSRESAQQLGQEIAVLSRLRHPNIVQYYGSETVDDKLYIYLEYVSGGSIYKLLQEYGQFGENAIRNYTQQILSGLAYLHAKNTVHRDIKGANILVDPHGRVKVADFGMAKHITAQSGPLSFKGSPYWMAPEVIQNSSGSNLAVDIWSLGCTVLEMATTKPPWSQYEGVPAMFKIGNSKDLPDIPNHLSEEGKDFVRKCLQRNPANRPTAAQLLEHAFVRNVMPLERPLVSAESAESMNVVASSTMRSLDIGHARSLPLDSEDTSNYQQKGLKPGLGFSTSQSPRNMSCPISPVGSPIFHSHSPHISGRRSPSPISSPHVLSGSSTPLTAGGGAIPFHHQRQTTINLLQEGIGSSRSPGSAGNFYTNSYFQEPRQPRSSPRTPPHVFWDNNGSIQPGYNWNKDNQPVLSDHVSQQLLSEHLKLKSLNLRPGFSTPPGSTNRGP; encoded by the exons ATGCCTTGGTGGAGTAAACATTCATCTAAAGATGAAAAGAAGAAATCCAGCAAGGAGAGTATTATCGATGCCTTTAACCGGAAACTGGGTTTTGGGTCTGAGGATAAGTCTAGCTGTCGATCAAGAAAGTCACGTAGACGACGTGATGAGATTGTATCACAAAGAGGAGCTATATCTAGACTACCTTCAAGATCTCCATCTCCTTCCACTCGGGTTTCACGCTGTCAGAGTTTTGCAGCAAGATCTCCTGCTGTGCCTCTTCCTCGTCCTGCTCTCCGTACTGCTGTAACTCGCATTGATTCTGGTTCGCAGAGGCCAGGTTCCAATGCGAGTTTGCCACTTCCAAAGCCCCATGGTGGTGCTTCAAATGTGCCTGATAGCAGCGGTGCTGAGGCTGATTTCACCACTGCTTCTGTGTCTAGTGGAAGTTCTGTGGGTGACAATCCATCTGATTCTATTCTTAGTCCATTGGCTTCTGATTGTGAGAATGGGAACAGAACTGCACTAAACATTTCCTCAAG GGATCAGCCAATACATAGTAACAAAAACTCAGCTGAGATGTTCAAGCCTGTCCCAAATCTGTCCAATAAAAACCGGAGACCTCTGGGGACTCATGTGAAGAATCTACAAATCCCAAAACGGGACCTAGTGCTCTGCAGTGCTCCGGATAGCTTGTTGTCTAGTCCTTCCAGGAGTCCAATGAGATCATTTGTTCCAGATCAGGTCTCAAACCATGGGTTGTTGATTGGCAAACCATATCCAGATGTTTCCTTGCTTGGATCTGGACAGTGCTCGAGCCCAGGTTCAGGTTACAACTCGGGTAACAATTCCATCGGTGGAGATATGTCTACTCAGCTGTTTTGGCCTCAGAGCAGGTGTAGCCCTGAATGTTCCCCTGTGCCTAGCCCAAGAATGACGAGTCCTGGTCCTAGCTCAAGAATACAGAGTGGCGCCGTTACGCCTCTTCATCCTCGAGCTGGAGGATCAACCACTGGCTCTCCTACTAGACGGCTTGATGATAACAAACAGCAAAGCCATCGTCTGCCTCTCCCGCCGTTATTAATATCAAATACTTTTCCGTTGTCTCCGACGTATTCAGCAGCTACATCGCCGTCTGTGCCCCGTAGTCCAGCAAGGGCAGAGGCCACAGTGAGTCCTGGATCGCGATGGAAAAAAGGGAGATTGCTGGGGATGGGCAGTTTTGGACATGTGTATCTTGGTTTCAACAG TGAAAGTGGTGAGATGTGTGCAATGAAAGAGGTTACTCTATGCTCAGATGATGCCAAGTCAAGGGAGAGTGCCCAACAATTAGGCCAG GAGATTGCAGTTCTAAGCCGTTTAAGACACCCTAATATAGTGCAGTATTATGGCTCTGAAACC GTAGATGAcaaattgtatatatatctGGAGTATGTCTCTGGTGGTTCTATCTATAAGCTTCTTCAGGAGTATGGACAGTTCGGTGAGAATGCAATCCGTAACTACACACAACAAATTTTATCAGGGCTCGCGTACTTGCACGCCAAGAACACTGTTCATAG GGACATTAAAGGAGCAAATATATTGGTGGATCCTCATGGACGAGTAAAAGTGGCTGATTTTGGGATGGCAAAACAT ATTACTGCGCAATCTGGTCCTTTATCATTCAAGGGAAGCCCATATTGGATGGCACCTGAG GTGATACAGAACTCAAGTGGGAGTAACCTTGCGGTCGACATATGGAGTCTGGGATGTACAGTTTTAGAAATGGCTACCACGAAACCTCCATGGAGCCAGTATGAAGGG GTTCCTGCTATGTTCAAGATTGGAAACAGCAAGGACCTTCCGGATATCCCTAATCATTTATCCGAAGAAGGGAAGGATTTTGTGAGAAAGTGCCTACAAAGAAACCCAGCAAATCGTCCAACAGCTGCTCAGCTTTTAGAGCACGCTTTTGTTAGAAACGTGATGCCGTTGGAAAGGCCTCTTGTGAGTGCAGAGTCTGCAGAATCTATGAATGTAGTTGCTTCAAGCACCATGAGATCACTG GACATTGGACACGCAAGGAGCCTCCCATTAGACTCGGAAGATACAAGCAATTACCAGCAGAAAGGATTAAAACCTGGCTTGGGATTCAG TACATCCCAGTCTCCTAGGAACATGTCGTGTCCCATTTCACCAGTCGGTAGTCCAATTTTTCACTCGCATTCGCCACACATTAGCGGAAGAAGGTCTCCATCCCCGATATCTAGTCCCCACGTTCTCTCCGGCTCATCAACACCTTTAACCGCGGGGGGTGGAGCCATCCCTTTCCATCACCAAAGACAAACTACAATCAACTTGTTGCAAGAAGGGATAGGATCAAGCAGAAGCCCGGGAAGTGCAGGAAACTTCTACACCAACAGTTACTTTCAGGAGCCTAGACAGCCTCGGAGTAGTCCAAGGACGCCGCCTCATGTATTTTGGGACAACAACGGTTCAATCCAACCAGGCTATAATTGGAACAAGGACAACCAACCAGTCCTGTCTGATCATGTCTCACAGCAGCTATTAAGCGAGCATCTGAAACTGAAGTCCCTTAATCTGAGACCCGGTTTTTCAACTCCTCCCGGCTCGACAAACAGAGGACCCTAA
- the LOC103838092 gene encoding signal peptide peptidase-like 2 — MDSLRFLRILLLSASILLVSLLSTVTAGDIVHQDDLAPKKPGCENDFVLVKVQTWIDGTEDAEFVGVGARFGRRIVSKEKNANQTHVVFANPRDCCSPLKTKLIGDVVIVDRGNCRFTAKANNAEAAGASALLIINNQKELYKMVCEPDETDLDIQIPAVMLPQDAGATLEKMLINSSKVSVQLYSPRRPAVDVAEVFLWLMAIGTILCASYWSAWSAREAAIEHDKLLKDAIDEIPSTNDGGSGVVEINTLSAICFVFLASGFLVVLYKLMSYWFVELLVVVFCIGGVEGLQTCLVALLSRWFQRAGDSYIKVPFLGPISYLTLAVSPFCIVFAVLWAVYRERSLAWIGQDVLGIALIITVLQIVHVPNLKVGTVLLSCAFLYDIFWVFVSKKLFHESVMIVVARGDKSGEDGIPMLLKIPRMFDPWGGYSIIGFGDILLPGLLIAFALRYDWLANKTLRTGYFIWAMVAYGLGLLITYVALNLMDGHGQPALLYIVPFTLGTMLTLARKRDDLWILWTKGEPERACPHHVRLEQCSE; from the exons ATGGATTCCCTCCGATTTCTCCGGATTCTTCTCCTTTCCGCTTCGATCTTACTCGTCTCTCTCCTTTCTACTGTCACCGCCGGTGATATAGTTCATCAGGACGATTTAGCTCCGAAGAAGCCTGGCTGCGAAAACGACTTCGTTTTG GTTAAAGTTCAAACGTGGATTGATGGTACTGAAGATGCTGAGTTTGTTGGCGTTGGTGCTAGATTCGGGAGGCGGATTGTCTCCAAGGAGAAGAACGCTAACCAGACACACGTTGTCTTTGCTAATCCTCGTGATTGTTGTTCACCTCTCAAGACTAAG CTTATTGGGGATGTTGTTATTGTGGACCGGGGCAACTGTCGGTTTACAGCTAAGGCTAATAATGCGGAAGCTGCTGGTGCCTCTGCTCTGCTTATCATTAATAACCAGAAAG AACTTTACAAAATGGTTTGTGAACCGGATGAAACGGATTTAGACATTCAGATTCCTGCCGTCATGCTCCCACAAGACGCTGGTGCAACCTTGGAAAAAATGCTTATCAACAGTTCTAAAG TGTCGGTGCAGCTTTACTCCCCAAGACGACCAGCTGTTGATGTAGCCGAAGTCTTTTTGTGGTTAATGGCTATTGGGACCATTTTATGTGCATCTTATTGGTCCGCATGGAGTGCACGAGAAGCAGCTATTGAACATGATAAGCTACTCAAG GATGCTATAGACGAAATCCCTAGCACGAATGATGGGGGTAGTGGTGTCGTAGAGATCAATACTCTTTCAGCTATTTGTTTCGTATTTCTTGCTTCGGGCTTCCTGGTTGTTCTTTACAAGCTTATGTCTTATTGGTTTGTGGAGCTTCTTGTGGTTGTTTTCTGCATTGGTGGTGTTGAG GGTTTGCAAACTTGCCTTGTCGCTTTGCTATCAAG atggTTCCAGCGTGCAGGAGATTCTTACATAAAAGTTCCTTTCCTTGGACCTATCTCTTATCTGACTCTTGCAGTTTCTCCTTTCTGCATTGTCTTTGCTGTTTTATGGGCTGTTTACCGAGAGCGTTCCTTAGCTTGGATTGGCCAAGATGTTCTT GGGATCGCATTGATCATCACAGTATTACAGATTGTTCATGTCCCGAATCTTAAG GTAGGGACAGTTCTACTCAGCTGTGCCTTCTTGTACGACATCTTCTGGGTGTTTGTCTCCAAGAAGTTGTTCCACGAAAGCGTAATGATTGTC GTAGCACGTGGGGATAAAAGCGGAGAAGATGGTATCCCTATGCTCCTGAAGATTCCACGCATGTTTGATCCATGGGGAGGCTACAGCATTATTGGATTCGGTGATATTCTTTTGCCCGGTTTGCTAATCGCATTTGCTCTCAG ATATGACTGGTTAGCTAACAAGACTCTTCGAACCGGCTATTTTATATGGGCAATGGTTGCCTACGGATTAG GTCTTTTGATTACTTACGTTGCTCTAAACCTAATGGATGGACATGGCCAACCAGCATTGCTCTACATTGTCCCTTTTACTCTCG GAACAATGTTAACACTAGCTCGAAAACGAGATGATCTTTGGATTCTATGGACGAAAGGAGAGCCAGAAAGGGCATGTCCTCACCACGTTAGGCTTGAACAGTGCTCTGAGTAG
- the LOC103838091 gene encoding uncharacterized protein LOC103838091 isoform X1 has protein sequence MEKRRSPRSSKSPGTPIFPKSPLVYEGYKSGCGWKLINFFDFRHVKSGNKKLSSDKKPIRDSAGNVYTKSQLDLLNRLHEKCQCHDRIVEGESSYKPKTRRRSLSSETEDESYESKPAQGFLERDIKRRKNLKEATSLSEVEKTNDKDKQMDLKNGRDCKKSSEINLQVRVNERLICSKAEEKGKHRSNQFMEALDILSSNKELFITLLQDPNSISAKKGQDLERPHVKKRRDKSPSLADDLDNIVLLKPRFKHLAKKVKLVAGSNKDSNHTETTPECSGKARETEAFAVRNSDVSTSTVGYRSPESPVFRRKKRVESDVFKLSLEKDVLPRRLLVERQQERSNSSPVYEVPKALSSLETKLKERRQRLEKRRESFKVWSLDKDLEVFDPNPPNSNDYCTSLERIHLEEETVEEKIGLVSFDDLLEKDSVHKFVKKVLEASRLNWTNLMARCNEETSLLDEFSHGNHNNGQLLLVLDYTDEILREICRQDIIKFWPFLRVVIREEDLIQKTLRRFNWSSLSCDTPRTLDQIIETDVVKPSCVWSSFGDENEGVVSDVAENILQRLVLDISHELKNNA, from the exons ATGGAGAAAAGGAGATCACCAAGAAGCAGCAAGAGTCCTGGAACTCCAATTTTCCCTAAAAGCCCTCTTGTCTACGAGGGTTATAAGTCTGGTTGTGGTTGGAAACTGATCAACTTCTTTGATTTCAGACATGTTAAATCTGGTAATAAGAAACTGAGTTCAGACAAGAAACCCATCAGAGATTCTGCAG GTAATGTTTATACTAAAAGCCAGCTTGATCTGCTCAACAGACTTCATGAGAAATGTCAGTGTCATGAT CGGATTGTGGAAGGAGAGAGTTCATATAAGCCTAAAACGAGGAGAAGATCTTTAAGCTCTGAAACAGAAGATGAGAGCTATGAATCAAAACCTGCTCAGGGTTTCCTAGAGAGAGATATAAAGAGGAGAAAGAATCTAAAGGAGGCAACTTCTTTGAGTGAAGTTGAGAAGACAAATGATAAGGATAAGCAAATGGATTTGAAGAATGGGAGAGATTGTAAGAAGAGCTCAGAGATTAACCTTCAAGTTCGTGTGAATGAAAGGTTGATCTGTTCTAAGGCAGAGGAGAAAGGAAAACACCGGTCTAATCAGTTCATGGAAGCATTAGATATCCTAAGTTCCAACAAAGAATTGTTCATTACACTCTTACAAGATCCCAATTCTATCTCAGCCAAGAAAGGTCAAGACTTGGAGAGACCGCATGTGAAGAAAAGGCGTGATAAATCTCCTTCACTGGCTGATGATTTGGATAACATTGTTCTCTTGAAGCCTAGATTCAAACATCTAGCCAAGAAGGTGAAGCTTGTTGCTGGATCTAACAAAGACAGTAACCACACAGAAACTACACCAGAATGTAGTGGCAAAGCTAGAGAAACTGAAGCGTTTGCTGTAAGAAACAGTGATGTTTCCACCAGTACAGTTGGCTATAGAAGCCCGGAGTCACCGGTGTTTAGACGCAAGAAGCGGGTTGAGTCTGATGTCTTCAAGCTAAGCCTTGAGAAGGATGTTTTGCCAAGGAGACTCTTGGTGGAAAGGCAGCAGGAGAGATCAAATTCTTCACCGGTTTATGAAGTTCCCAAGGCATTGAGTAGCTTGGAGACAAAACTCAAAGAGAGAAGACAGAGGctggagaagagaagagagagcttCAAGGTGTGGTCCTTGGACAAGGACTTGGAGGTTTTTGATCCGAATCCTCCCAACTCCAACGACTATTGTACAAGTCTAGAGAGGATCCATTTGGAAGAAGAAACAGTAGAAGAGAAGATTGGATTAGTATCTTTTGATGATCTTCTAGAGAAAGACTCTGTTCACAAGTTTGTGAAGAAAGTTCTTGAAGCTTCAAGACTGAACTGGACTAATCTCATGGCGAGATGCAACGAAGAGACATCACTACTAGACGAGTTCTCACACGGCAATCACAACAACGGtcagcttcttcttgttcttgattACACTGACGAGATTCTCCGCGAGATTTGCCGTCAAGACATCATCAAGTTTTGGCCATTCTTGAGAGTTGTCATTAGAGAAGAAGACCTGATTCAGAAGACGCTGAGACGTTTTAACTGGAGTTCACTCAGCTGTGACACTCCAAGAACGTTGGATCAGATCATTGAGACTGATGTGGTAAAGCCATCATGTGTTTGGTCGAGTTTTGGTGATGAAAATGAAGGTGTTGTCTCTGATGTAGCTGAAAATATTCTGCAACGGTTGGTGCTTGACATCTCCCATGAGCTAAAGAACAATGCATGA
- the LOC103838091 gene encoding uncharacterized protein LOC103838091 isoform X2, giving the protein MFILKASLICSTDFMRNRIVEGESSYKPKTRRRSLSSETEDESYESKPAQGFLERDIKRRKNLKEATSLSEVEKTNDKDKQMDLKNGRDCKKSSEINLQVRVNERLICSKAEEKGKHRSNQFMEALDILSSNKELFITLLQDPNSISAKKGQDLERPHVKKRRDKSPSLADDLDNIVLLKPRFKHLAKKVKLVAGSNKDSNHTETTPECSGKARETEAFAVRNSDVSTSTVGYRSPESPVFRRKKRVESDVFKLSLEKDVLPRRLLVERQQERSNSSPVYEVPKALSSLETKLKERRQRLEKRRESFKVWSLDKDLEVFDPNPPNSNDYCTSLERIHLEEETVEEKIGLVSFDDLLEKDSVHKFVKKVLEASRLNWTNLMARCNEETSLLDEFSHGNHNNGQLLLVLDYTDEILREICRQDIIKFWPFLRVVIREEDLIQKTLRRFNWSSLSCDTPRTLDQIIETDVVKPSCVWSSFGDENEGVVSDVAENILQRLVLDISHELKNNA; this is encoded by the exons ATGTTTATACTAAAAGCCAGCTTGATCTGCTCAACAGACTTCATGAGAAAT CGGATTGTGGAAGGAGAGAGTTCATATAAGCCTAAAACGAGGAGAAGATCTTTAAGCTCTGAAACAGAAGATGAGAGCTATGAATCAAAACCTGCTCAGGGTTTCCTAGAGAGAGATATAAAGAGGAGAAAGAATCTAAAGGAGGCAACTTCTTTGAGTGAAGTTGAGAAGACAAATGATAAGGATAAGCAAATGGATTTGAAGAATGGGAGAGATTGTAAGAAGAGCTCAGAGATTAACCTTCAAGTTCGTGTGAATGAAAGGTTGATCTGTTCTAAGGCAGAGGAGAAAGGAAAACACCGGTCTAATCAGTTCATGGAAGCATTAGATATCCTAAGTTCCAACAAAGAATTGTTCATTACACTCTTACAAGATCCCAATTCTATCTCAGCCAAGAAAGGTCAAGACTTGGAGAGACCGCATGTGAAGAAAAGGCGTGATAAATCTCCTTCACTGGCTGATGATTTGGATAACATTGTTCTCTTGAAGCCTAGATTCAAACATCTAGCCAAGAAGGTGAAGCTTGTTGCTGGATCTAACAAAGACAGTAACCACACAGAAACTACACCAGAATGTAGTGGCAAAGCTAGAGAAACTGAAGCGTTTGCTGTAAGAAACAGTGATGTTTCCACCAGTACAGTTGGCTATAGAAGCCCGGAGTCACCGGTGTTTAGACGCAAGAAGCGGGTTGAGTCTGATGTCTTCAAGCTAAGCCTTGAGAAGGATGTTTTGCCAAGGAGACTCTTGGTGGAAAGGCAGCAGGAGAGATCAAATTCTTCACCGGTTTATGAAGTTCCCAAGGCATTGAGTAGCTTGGAGACAAAACTCAAAGAGAGAAGACAGAGGctggagaagagaagagagagcttCAAGGTGTGGTCCTTGGACAAGGACTTGGAGGTTTTTGATCCGAATCCTCCCAACTCCAACGACTATTGTACAAGTCTAGAGAGGATCCATTTGGAAGAAGAAACAGTAGAAGAGAAGATTGGATTAGTATCTTTTGATGATCTTCTAGAGAAAGACTCTGTTCACAAGTTTGTGAAGAAAGTTCTTGAAGCTTCAAGACTGAACTGGACTAATCTCATGGCGAGATGCAACGAAGAGACATCACTACTAGACGAGTTCTCACACGGCAATCACAACAACGGtcagcttcttcttgttcttgattACACTGACGAGATTCTCCGCGAGATTTGCCGTCAAGACATCATCAAGTTTTGGCCATTCTTGAGAGTTGTCATTAGAGAAGAAGACCTGATTCAGAAGACGCTGAGACGTTTTAACTGGAGTTCACTCAGCTGTGACACTCCAAGAACGTTGGATCAGATCATTGAGACTGATGTGGTAAAGCCATCATGTGTTTGGTCGAGTTTTGGTGATGAAAATGAAGGTGTTGTCTCTGATGTAGCTGAAAATATTCTGCAACGGTTGGTGCTTGACATCTCCCATGAGCTAAAGAACAATGCATGA